A single Pseudomonas putida DNA region contains:
- a CDS encoding L-lactate permease: protein MVWQQIYDPFASPLLSTLMAAVPVVVMLAALAFFHIKAHIAALLALGSALLISIFAFGMPANMAGSAALYGAANGLLPIGWIVLNIIFLHRLTTENGSFKVLQDSLARITDDRRLQLLLIAFCFGAFFEGAAGFGTPVAVTGAILIGLGFSPLAASGLALIANTAPVAFGALGTPIITLAKVTGLDEMELSAMVGRQLPFFSVIVPFWLIWAFAGWRKMLEVWPAILVAGVTFAVPQFLVSNFHGPMLVDVIAALISMACLTAFLRVWKPATVHTSAALTGRVDDSKVEDDGKAGTATTFAQSDQRSVFKAWLPWIILTVFVFAWGTASFKNLFDTRPALDPASGTAMLDPQGKPLREGNPVFAPVFTFDAIHQQIEKVPPVVPAPKKEDAQYKFTWFTATGSGIFLAAVLGGLLMGYSPLALGRQYLRTLWVVRYSLITIVAMLALGFLTRYSGLDATMGLAFAATGIFYPMFGTLLGWLGVALTGSDTASNVLFGGLQRVTAEQLGLSPVLMAAANSSGGVMGKMVDAQSIVVASTATRWYGHEGEILRYVFFHSIVLAMLVGGLVTLQAYVAPFTAMVVGR from the coding sequence ATGGTCTGGCAGCAAATCTACGACCCGTTCGCAAGCCCCCTGCTCTCCACGCTGATGGCCGCAGTGCCGGTGGTGGTGATGCTGGCAGCACTGGCCTTCTTCCATATCAAAGCGCACATCGCCGCCCTGCTCGCCCTGGGCTCGGCGCTGCTGATCTCGATCTTTGCCTTCGGCATGCCGGCCAACATGGCAGGCTCTGCCGCACTGTACGGCGCGGCCAACGGCCTGCTGCCTATCGGCTGGATCGTGCTGAACATCATCTTCCTGCACCGGCTGACTACCGAGAACGGCTCGTTCAAAGTGCTGCAGGACTCGCTGGCACGCATCACCGACGACCGCCGCCTGCAACTGCTACTGATCGCCTTCTGTTTCGGCGCTTTCTTCGAGGGCGCAGCGGGCTTCGGCACTCCGGTGGCGGTGACCGGGGCAATTCTCATCGGCTTGGGCTTCTCGCCGCTGGCGGCGTCCGGGCTGGCACTGATCGCCAACACCGCACCGGTAGCGTTCGGCGCGCTGGGCACACCGATCATCACCCTTGCCAAGGTTACCGGGCTGGATGAAATGGAGCTGTCGGCCATGGTCGGCCGGCAACTGCCGTTCTTTTCGGTGATCGTGCCATTCTGGCTGATCTGGGCCTTTGCCGGCTGGCGCAAGATGCTCGAAGTGTGGCCGGCGATCCTGGTGGCCGGCGTCACGTTCGCAGTGCCGCAGTTCCTGGTGTCGAACTTCCACGGGCCGATGCTGGTGGACGTGATCGCCGCGCTGATCTCCATGGCCTGCCTGACCGCCTTCCTGCGGGTTTGGAAGCCGGCCACGGTGCACACATCGGCGGCGCTCACCGGGCGGGTCGACGATTCCAAGGTCGAGGACGACGGCAAAGCAGGCACCGCTACCACCTTCGCCCAGAGCGACCAGCGCAGCGTGTTCAAGGCCTGGCTGCCCTGGATCATTCTCACTGTGTTCGTGTTCGCCTGGGGCACGGCGAGCTTCAAGAACCTGTTCGACACCCGCCCGGCGCTCGACCCGGCCAGCGGCACGGCCATGCTCGACCCACAGGGCAAGCCGCTGCGTGAAGGCAACCCGGTGTTTGCCCCGGTGTTCACCTTCGACGCGATCCACCAGCAGATCGAGAAGGTGCCGCCCGTTGTCCCGGCGCCGAAAAAGGAAGACGCCCAGTACAAGTTCACCTGGTTCACCGCCACCGGCAGCGGCATTTTCCTCGCGGCGGTGCTGGGCGGGCTGCTGATGGGCTACTCGCCACTGGCACTCGGGCGGCAGTACCTGCGCACGCTGTGGGTGGTGCGTTATTCGCTGATCACCATCGTCGCCATGCTGGCGCTGGGCTTCCTCACGCGCTACTCGGGGCTGGACGCAACCATGGGCCTGGCGTTCGCCGCCACGGGTATCTTCTACCCGATGTTCGGCACCCTGCTGGGCTGGCTGGGAGTGGCGCTGACCGGGTCGGATACGGCCTCCAACGTGCTGTTCGGCGGGCTGCAGCGGGTGACTGCGGAGCAGCTGGGGCTCAGCCCTGTGTTGATGGCGGCGGCCAACAGTTCGGGTGGGGTGATGGGCAAGATGGTCGATGCGCAGTCGATTGTCGTGGCCTCCACTGCGACCCGCTGGTATGGGCATGAAGGCGAGATTCTGCGCTATGTGTTCTTCCACTCGATCGTGCTGGCGATGCTGGTGGGTGGGCTAGTGACACTGCAGGCTTACGTAGCACCGTTCACCGCCATGGTGGTGGGCCGGTAA
- the uvrA gene encoding excinuclease ABC subunit UvrA, whose translation MSPRPTTPTGFIRVRGAREHNLKNIDVDIPRDALVVFTGVSGSGKSSLAFSTLYAEAQRRYFESVAPYARRLIDQVGVPDVDAIEGLPPAVALQQQRGTPSARSSVGSVTTLSSSIRMLYSRAGSYPAGQPMLYAEDFSPNTPQGACPECHGLGRVYEVTEATMVPDPSLTIRERAVAAWPMAWQGQNLRDILVTLGYDVDIPWRDLPQEQRDWILYTEETPTVPVYAGLTPAQTRAALKRKLEPSYQGTFSGARRYVLHTFMHSQSAQMRKRVAQYMRPSPCPLCQGKRLKRAALDVTFAGRDIGELSRLPLQALAEVFRQVAAPGYLEQHDDNLTLEKRLAAQRIANELLERIDTLIDLGLGYLALERSTPTLSFGELQRLRLATQLNSQLFGVIYVLDEPSAGLHPADSEALFDALQRLKQAGNSVYVVEHDLDTMRRADWLVDVGPAAGEHGGQILYSGPPAGLAQVEASRTAAYLFAEQQRNVRTPRQPQDWLALEGITRNNLDNLSARFPLGCFTSVTGISGSGKSSLVSQALLELVGAHLGHAEQKTEPEEQSLEDEPEQLSAGRVSAGLDSIKRLVQVDQKPIGRTPRSNLATYTGLFDHVRKLFAATEQAKARGFDAGRFSFNVAKGRCENCEGEGFVSVELLFMPSVYAPCPTCHGARYNPETLAVSWQGMNIAQVLQLTVEQALAVFTEQPPARRCLQVLQDIGLGYLRLGQPATELSGGEAQRIKLATELQRVARGATLYVLDEPTNGLHPQNIDRLLVQLNRLVEAGHSVVVVEHDMRVVAQSDWVIDIGPGAGDAGGRVVVSGTPQVVAGCADSRTAGFLARAL comes from the coding sequence ATGTCGCCACGCCCCACAACCCCCACCGGCTTCATCCGCGTCCGTGGCGCCCGCGAGCACAACCTCAAGAACATCGACGTCGACATCCCCCGCGACGCGCTGGTGGTGTTCACTGGTGTGTCCGGCTCGGGCAAGTCTTCGCTGGCCTTTTCCACCCTCTACGCCGAAGCCCAGCGCCGCTACTTCGAGTCGGTCGCGCCCTATGCCCGGCGGCTGATCGACCAGGTCGGCGTGCCGGATGTCGACGCCATCGAAGGCCTGCCCCCGGCCGTGGCGCTGCAGCAGCAACGCGGCACGCCCAGCGCACGCTCGTCGGTGGGCAGCGTCACCACGCTGTCCAGTTCTATCCGCATGCTCTACTCCCGCGCCGGCAGCTACCCGGCCGGGCAACCGATGCTGTACGCCGAGGACTTCTCGCCCAACACCCCACAAGGCGCCTGCCCGGAGTGCCATGGGCTGGGCCGGGTCTATGAAGTGACCGAAGCGACCATGGTCCCCGACCCTTCACTGACTATTCGCGAGCGTGCCGTGGCGGCCTGGCCGATGGCCTGGCAGGGGCAAAACCTGCGCGACATTCTGGTGACCCTGGGCTATGACGTCGACATCCCCTGGCGCGACCTGCCGCAGGAACAGCGCGACTGGATTCTCTACACCGAAGAGACACCCACCGTGCCGGTGTACGCCGGCCTGACACCGGCGCAGACCCGCGCCGCACTCAAGCGCAAGCTCGAACCCAGTTACCAAGGCACCTTCAGTGGCGCCCGGCGCTACGTGCTGCATACCTTCATGCACTCGCAGAGCGCACAGATGCGCAAGCGCGTGGCGCAGTACATGCGCCCCAGTCCATGCCCGTTGTGCCAAGGCAAACGGTTGAAACGGGCGGCGCTGGACGTGACCTTTGCCGGCCGCGACATCGGCGAGCTGTCGCGGCTGCCGCTGCAGGCGCTGGCCGAGGTGTTTCGCCAGGTCGCAGCGCCGGGCTACCTGGAGCAGCACGATGACAACCTCACCCTGGAGAAACGCCTGGCCGCGCAACGCATCGCCAACGAACTGCTGGAACGCATCGACACCCTGATCGACCTGGGCCTGGGCTACCTGGCGCTGGAGCGCAGCACGCCGACGCTGTCGTTTGGCGAACTGCAACGCCTGCGCCTGGCCACCCAGCTCAACTCGCAGCTGTTCGGCGTGATCTACGTGCTCGACGAGCCTTCCGCCGGCCTGCACCCGGCAGACAGCGAAGCGCTGTTCGATGCCCTGCAAAGGCTCAAGCAGGCTGGCAATTCGGTGTACGTAGTTGAGCACGACCTGGACACCATGCGCCGCGCCGACTGGCTGGTGGACGTCGGCCCTGCAGCCGGCGAGCACGGCGGACAGATACTCTACAGCGGCCCGCCGGCGGGCCTTGCGCAGGTCGAAGCTTCGCGCACCGCCGCCTACCTGTTCGCCGAGCAGCAGCGCAACGTGCGCACGCCACGCCAGCCGCAAGACTGGCTGGCACTCGAAGGCATCACCCGCAACAACCTCGACAACCTCAGCGCCCGCTTTCCGCTGGGTTGTTTCACTTCGGTCACCGGCATTTCTGGTTCGGGCAAGTCGAGCCTCGTCAGCCAGGCCCTGCTGGAGCTGGTCGGGGCCCATCTCGGTCATGCCGAGCAGAAGACCGAACCTGAAGAGCAAAGCCTTGAGGATGAACCTGAACAGTTAAGCGCCGGGCGCGTCAGCGCAGGCCTCGACAGCATCAAGCGGCTGGTGCAGGTGGACCAGAAGCCGATCGGCCGCACGCCGCGTTCCAACCTCGCGACCTACACAGGGCTGTTCGACCACGTGCGCAAGCTGTTCGCCGCCACCGAGCAGGCCAAGGCCCGCGGTTTCGATGCCGGCCGTTTCTCGTTCAACGTGGCCAAGGGCCGTTGCGAAAATTGCGAAGGCGAAGGCTTCGTCAGCGTCGAGCTACTGTTCATGCCCAGCGTCTACGCGCCCTGCCCGACTTGCCATGGCGCACGCTACAACCCAGAGACGCTGGCAGTGAGCTGGCAGGGCATGAACATCGCCCAAGTGCTGCAACTGACCGTCGAGCAGGCGCTGGCGGTGTTCACCGAGCAACCGCCGGCGCGGCGCTGCCTGCAGGTGCTACAGGATATCGGCCTGGGCTACCTGCGCCTGGGCCAGCCGGCCACCGAGCTGTCTGGTGGCGAGGCGCAGCGGATCAAGCTGGCCACCGAACTGCAGCGCGTGGCCCGTGGTGCAACTTTGTATGTGCTGGACGAGCCCACCAACGGGCTGCATCCGCAGAATATCGACCGCTTGCTGGTGCAGCTCAACCGGTTGGTCGAGGCGGGGCACAGTGTGGTGGTGGTCGAGCATGACATGCGGGTGGTGGCGCAGAGTGACTGGGTGATCGACATCGGGCCGGGGGCTGGGGATGCGGGCGGCCGGGTGGTGGTCAGTGGTACACCGCAGGTGGTGGCTGGGTGTGCTGACAGCCGAACTGCCGGGTTCCTAGCCCGGGCCTTGTAG
- the tssA gene encoding type VI secretion system protein TssA codes for MPEILNDLSLAELAAPIDGGSGEDLSFSALFDQIKEARRADPDYLTQGDWQTDLKTADWEQVIQLSAQGLAQQSKDLMLVAWLSEGLAQREHFEGISFSLALTERILDTFWDSAYPSLEDGLDERAARLSWLKTTLTDIAGGLPITQGQNFGVLRYDESRHVENLALQNPKAMQAALNEGKINAEIFQRSVALSDTEHLRAKALQIAASLQACNRLQASADRLFGHEAPSFASLADMLSRASQLAEKLLKDRGVELHPAVVPVAEPVTTVAPISEAGEPMNTPAQAAAPAPMRTTPLTRDEAFTMLAGIAQFFKQSEPQSPVPYLIERAIKWGNMPLEGWLSDVIKDSNVVDNIRDVLGTREKT; via the coding sequence ATGCCTGAAATCCTCAACGACCTTTCGCTGGCCGAGCTGGCCGCACCGATCGACGGTGGCAGTGGCGAAGACTTGAGCTTCTCTGCCTTGTTCGACCAGATCAAGGAGGCGCGCCGGGCAGACCCTGACTACCTGACCCAGGGCGACTGGCAGACCGACCTGAAAACCGCCGACTGGGAACAGGTGATCCAGCTTTCGGCCCAGGGGCTGGCGCAACAGAGCAAAGACCTGATGCTGGTCGCCTGGCTCAGCGAAGGCCTGGCCCAACGCGAACATTTCGAAGGCATCAGCTTCAGCCTTGCGCTGACCGAACGCATCCTCGACACGTTCTGGGACAGCGCCTACCCATCGCTCGAAGACGGCCTGGACGAGCGCGCCGCGCGCCTTTCCTGGCTCAAGACCACGCTCACCGACATTGCCGGTGGGTTGCCCATTACCCAGGGGCAGAATTTCGGCGTGCTGCGTTATGACGAATCACGCCATGTAGAAAACCTCGCCTTGCAGAACCCCAAGGCGATGCAGGCTGCATTGAACGAAGGCAAGATCAATGCCGAGATCTTCCAGCGCTCGGTGGCCCTCAGCGACACCGAACACCTGCGCGCCAAGGCCTTGCAGATTGCCGCCAGCCTGCAGGCCTGCAACCGCCTGCAAGCCAGCGCCGATCGCCTGTTCGGCCACGAAGCACCCAGCTTCGCCAGCCTCGCCGACATGCTGTCGCGCGCCAGCCAACTGGCCGAGAAGCTGCTCAAGGACCGGGGCGTCGAACTGCACCCGGCCGTGGTGCCCGTAGCAGAGCCCGTCACCACCGTTGCCCCCATCAGCGAAGCAGGTGAACCGATGAACACCCCCGCCCAGGCCGCCGCGCCTGCGCCCATGCGCACCACGCCACTGACCCGCGACGAGGCCTTCACCATGCTCGCCGGCATCGCCCAGTTCTTCAAACAGAGCGAACCGCAAAGCCCGGTGCCGTACCTGATCGAACGTGCCATCAAGTGGGGCAACATGCCGCTGGAAGGCTGGCTGAGCGATGTGATCAAGGACAGCAATGTGGTCGACAACATCCGCGATGTGCTGGGTACCCGCGAGAAGACCTGA
- a CDS encoding Hcp family type VI secretion system effector, with translation MAFDAYIQIDGIPGEVLDDKHKDWIEVLGYEYGATQATSATASSSGGASSERVALSDFKIRKAVDKASAKLFEHCCTGKHIAKLKLNVNRAGGDKVTYLTIDMEEVVVSSVKFVAGGNQGGEDKAVSDLPIEEISFNFARIKTTYTQQNRTDGQAGGNIVGGWDRTANKVFA, from the coding sequence ATGGCTTTTGACGCGTATATCCAAATCGACGGCATCCCAGGCGAAGTACTGGACGACAAGCACAAGGACTGGATCGAAGTGCTGGGCTACGAGTACGGCGCCACCCAGGCCACCTCGGCTACCGCCAGCTCCTCGGGCGGTGCGTCCTCCGAGCGTGTTGCCCTGAGCGACTTCAAGATCCGCAAGGCAGTCGACAAGGCTTCGGCCAAGCTGTTCGAACACTGCTGCACCGGCAAGCACATCGCCAAGCTGAAGCTGAACGTCAACCGTGCCGGTGGCGACAAGGTCACCTACCTGACCATCGACATGGAAGAAGTGGTTGTGTCGTCGGTCAAGTTCGTCGCCGGTGGCAACCAGGGCGGTGAAGACAAGGCCGTGAGCGACCTGCCGATCGAAGAGATCAGCTTCAACTTCGCCCGCATCAAGACCACCTACACCCAGCAGAACCGCACCGATGGCCAGGCTGGCGGCAACATCGTCGGTGGCTGGGACCGCACCGCGAACAAAGTGTTCGCCTAA
- the tssM gene encoding type VI secretion system membrane subunit TssM produces MNKIKYYCLRYQPYLLGVAFFLAIFLVWAIGRALGFASLHSLLAGIGVFLLLSAGYVLLLYRGAGQHHNLEGLLRDDADQAVLNATPADREEISLLRERLLQSIERLHSNKPRGTAAKDALYALPWYLVIGQPAAGKSTMILQSGLNFPYAEREGVRVAGLGGTRNCDWFFSSEAVLLDTAGRYMNSPEEAGKWRGFLQLLRQHRQRRPLNGLIVSVSIADILHGSAEDQERVAKRLRERIQESCALLEVRLPIYLVFTKCDLIPGFTPFYRQLDDAARGEVMGKTFSHKGFEQADWGQRFGKAMDELTGYWQQVASQQLVQQDIQVTRQNDAAYRFPLELAALKPRLQQFVDSLLRANPYQNAEMLRGFYFTAALEADEAQWGSHGQHVAERFALEQDADAAGAGSQPAPLFINSLFRKVIIPDQHLVALYTSNHRERRRKGAWVGAASLAGLVLCSLWSWSYLNNRATLASIADELAQAKAEDKAANGQYTAWRSLDRLRFWTAHYYQQHHEQGVPLGMRLGLYQGHEVEPILRNRYFATLQNVMLKPTADNLTRTLYLLTTLKVYQRNSRELQPVTGVDSVEAEALPHDNRAQSIADFGKATLDTYVMLSPAQREKADPAFLKARLPDYWYPAIARHTGKSMAATGSEGGNQDYLYASRQITFYSDQIREPDVPRILDNAFLMSSSRNYIDSLRAQSLRSIETITLESDTLFAFGRADFQSLKNEGQNQLSAIASKLLNTPNIGKIVISGHADQLGDSQGNLQVSKQRAQTIRTYLVGKGVPAELVVAQGEGSRKPLVNCDMQQPRPQLIKCLEPNRRVEIEVRGLN; encoded by the coding sequence ATGAACAAGATCAAGTATTACTGCCTGCGTTACCAACCCTACCTGCTGGGGGTGGCGTTCTTCCTGGCGATCTTCCTGGTCTGGGCCATCGGCCGCGCCCTGGGCTTCGCTTCGCTGCACAGCCTGTTGGCGGGTATCGGCGTGTTCCTGTTGCTGTCGGCGGGCTATGTACTGCTGCTGTACCGCGGTGCCGGCCAGCACCACAACCTCGAAGGCCTGCTGCGCGATGACGCCGACCAGGCGGTGCTCAATGCCACCCCGGCCGACCGCGAGGAGATCAGCCTGCTGCGCGAGCGCCTGCTACAGAGCATCGAGCGCCTGCACAGCAACAAGCCCCGCGGCACCGCGGCCAAGGATGCGTTGTACGCCCTGCCCTGGTACCTGGTGATCGGCCAGCCGGCCGCGGGCAAAAGCACCATGATCCTGCAATCGGGCCTTAACTTCCCCTATGCCGAGCGTGAAGGCGTACGGGTGGCGGGCCTGGGCGGCACGCGCAACTGCGACTGGTTCTTCAGCTCCGAAGCAGTGCTGCTGGACACCGCCGGGCGCTACATGAACAGCCCTGAAGAAGCCGGCAAGTGGCGTGGTTTCCTGCAGTTGCTGCGCCAGCATCGCCAACGCCGCCCGCTTAATGGCCTGATCGTCAGTGTCAGCATCGCCGACATCCTGCATGGCTCGGCCGAAGACCAGGAACGCGTGGCCAAGCGCCTGCGCGAACGTATCCAGGAAAGCTGCGCGCTGCTGGAAGTGCGCCTGCCGATCTACCTGGTGTTCACCAAGTGCGACCTCATCCCCGGCTTCACCCCGTTCTACCGCCAGCTGGATGATGCCGCGCGCGGCGAGGTGATGGGCAAGACCTTCTCGCACAAAGGCTTTGAGCAGGCCGACTGGGGCCAACGCTTTGGCAAGGCGATGGACGAGCTGACCGGCTACTGGCAGCAGGTGGCGAGCCAGCAACTGGTGCAGCAGGACATCCAGGTGACCCGGCAGAACGACGCCGCCTACCGTTTCCCGCTGGAACTGGCGGCGCTCAAACCGCGCCTGCAGCAGTTCGTCGACAGCCTGCTGCGTGCCAACCCCTACCAGAATGCCGAGATGCTCCGGGGCTTCTATTTCACCGCCGCCCTGGAGGCTGACGAGGCCCAATGGGGCAGCCACGGCCAGCATGTGGCCGAACGCTTCGCCCTCGAACAGGACGCAGACGCCGCCGGTGCTGGCAGCCAGCCTGCGCCCTTGTTCATCAACAGCCTGTTCCGCAAGGTGATCATCCCCGACCAGCACCTGGTAGCGCTGTACACCAGCAACCATCGCGAACGCCGGCGCAAGGGCGCCTGGGTAGGCGCCGCCAGCCTGGCGGGCCTGGTGCTGTGCAGCCTGTGGAGCTGGTCGTACCTGAACAACCGCGCCACTTTGGCCAGCATCGCCGACGAATTGGCCCAGGCCAAGGCCGAAGACAAGGCCGCCAATGGCCAGTACACCGCCTGGCGCAGCCTTGACCGTCTGCGCTTCTGGACCGCGCACTACTATCAGCAGCACCACGAGCAGGGCGTGCCGCTGGGCATGCGCCTAGGCCTGTATCAGGGCCATGAGGTAGAGCCGATCCTGCGCAATCGCTACTTCGCGACCCTGCAAAACGTGATGCTCAAGCCCACGGCCGACAACCTGACCCGCACCCTGTACCTGCTGACCACACTCAAGGTCTACCAGCGCAACAGCCGCGAGCTGCAACCGGTAACTGGCGTCGACAGCGTCGAGGCCGAAGCCCTGCCACATGACAACCGCGCACAGTCGATCGCCGACTTCGGCAAGGCGACCCTGGACACCTACGTGATGCTCTCGCCGGCCCAGCGCGAGAAGGCCGACCCGGCATTTCTCAAGGCACGCCTGCCGGACTACTGGTACCCGGCCATCGCCCGCCATACCGGCAAGAGCATGGCCGCTACCGGCAGTGAAGGTGGCAACCAGGACTACCTGTACGCCAGCCGCCAGATCACCTTCTACAGCGACCAGATCCGTGAGCCGGACGTGCCGCGCATCCTCGACAACGCCTTCCTGATGTCCAGTTCGCGTAACTACATCGACAGCCTGCGGGCCCAGTCGCTGCGTTCGATCGAGACCATCACGCTGGAGTCCGACACGCTGTTCGCCTTCGGCCGCGCCGACTTCCAGAGCCTTAAGAACGAGGGCCAGAACCAGCTGAGCGCGATCGCCAGCAAGCTGCTGAACACCCCCAATATCGGCAAGATCGTCATCTCTGGCCATGCCGACCAGCTCGGTGACAGCCAGGGCAACCTGCAGGTTTCGAAACAACGGGCGCAGACCATCCGCACCTATCTGGTCGGCAAGGGCGTGCCCGCCGAACTGGTGGTCGCCCAGGGCGAAGGCAGCCGCAAACCGCTGGTCAACTGCGACATGCAGCAACCACGGCCACAACTGATCAAGTGCCTGGAGCCCAACCGCCGGGTAGAAATCGAAGTGCGCGGGCTCAACTGA
- the tagF gene encoding type VI secretion system-associated protein TagF → MIGCFGKLPSSADFVSLHGAAEEVCEFDAWLQSSLAAMRHREDWQALFDALPMCFFNYRARNGNWLLGGLLSSRDASQRRYPFFIFQLLKGEEGAALVNPFTLGELFSAQIKPLLHQAVQGADRASLFERVKALRPLQAQDLDLFRRVHAKFLHDFSFADVARALHGSWPSFDSATALARLRASWVTLHGDFDGGIELPLPAERGLKNPTADLWLTWLTRMSGHPTVPTVSLLADDFMHPRLFCFPSRHASSAYRLLSGCAKAQQHLQLLGPLAAAPRTYDYDRPLEHVIDQFVDALDATPV, encoded by the coding sequence ATGATCGGATGCTTCGGCAAACTGCCGTCGAGTGCGGACTTCGTCAGCCTGCATGGCGCGGCGGAGGAAGTCTGCGAGTTCGACGCCTGGCTGCAGTCCTCGCTGGCGGCCATGCGCCACCGCGAAGACTGGCAGGCGTTGTTCGACGCACTGCCGATGTGCTTCTTCAACTACCGTGCGCGCAATGGCAACTGGCTGCTCGGTGGCCTGCTGAGCTCGCGCGACGCCAGCCAGCGGCGCTACCCGTTCTTCATCTTCCAGTTGCTCAAGGGCGAGGAAGGCGCGGCGCTGGTGAACCCGTTCACCCTGGGTGAGCTGTTCAGCGCGCAGATCAAGCCGTTGCTGCACCAGGCAGTGCAAGGCGCCGACCGCGCCAGCCTGTTCGAACGGGTCAAGGCGCTGCGCCCGCTGCAGGCCCAGGACCTCGACCTGTTCCGCCGCGTGCACGCCAAGTTCCTCCACGATTTCAGCTTTGCCGACGTCGCCCGCGCCCTGCACGGCTCCTGGCCAAGCTTCGACAGTGCCACTGCATTGGCGCGGCTGCGGGCCAGCTGGGTGACGCTGCACGGCGACTTCGACGGTGGTATCGAACTGCCGCTGCCAGCCGAGCGCGGCCTGAAGAACCCCACGGCCGACCTCTGGCTGACCTGGCTGACCCGCATGAGCGGGCACCCGACCGTGCCGACGGTAAGCCTGCTGGCCGACGATTTCATGCACCCGCGGCTGTTCTGCTTCCCATCGCGCCATGCCAGCAGCGCTTATCGCCTGCTCAGTGGCTGCGCCAAAGCGCAGCAGCACCTGCAGTTGCTCGGCCCGCTGGCAGCGGCGCCACGCACATACGACTACGACCGACCTCTTGAACACGTCATCGACCAGTTCGTCGATGCGCTGGATGCGACGCCTGTATGA